One region of Marivirga arenosa genomic DNA includes:
- a CDS encoding TonB-dependent receptor has protein sequence MKHSLLLILFFSISYHSFAQNRISGYIKDAETGENLIGANIWQPATKQGTSANNYGFYSLNLSADTATLEVSYVGYSTVKKFIKLDGDTTINFELSISDDLSEVVVKGTRPELELTKMSSITITSQNIKAIPALLGEVDVLKTIQLMPGVQSGSEGSSGIYVRGGGPDQNLILLDGVPVYNASHLFGFFSVFNADAISNVEVVKGGFPARYGGRLSSVIDINMKDGNMKNWQADGGIGLISSRLSVEGPLIKDKASIILSGRRTYIDVLARPIIRASTDDVDLGYFFHDFNGKINYKFSDKDRVYLSAYTGKDKFYARDEYEFEDAISVNEYKDESGIQWGNWTTAARWNHLFSNQLFLNTTATYSQYDFDLFNESYYRYATPDDETVENFYAEYNSGITDYGLKTDFDYYLNNGHSLKFGTNYIYHIFRPEAFNFEADFQEDINIPDTKPIYGNEFSVYVEDEFEPLPKLKINAGIHASAFKVNDEFYTSFQPRISTRYLINQNLSLKASYSEMAQFLHLLTNSGIGLPTDLWVPVTENIKPQYSQQTAVGISSLLADGKYDMSVEGYYKNMNNLIEYKEGSNFLNLTESWEDKIAIGNGWSYGAEFLFRKKEGDFNGWIGYTLSYNNRQFDELNFGRVFPYKYDRRHDISIVTNYRLSEKWEISGTWVYGTGNSITLPIAKIPPLSEQPRFSDGYFYGSNEVYQYSNRNAYRMPSYHRADFGITRHKEKDWGSSSWTISVYNLYNRQNPFFINTTTNSIGETSFNQISLFQLIPSFTYNFKFRPNEK, from the coding sequence ATGAAACATTCTTTACTCCTTATACTATTCTTTAGTATTAGCTATCACTCTTTTGCCCAAAATAGAATTAGTGGCTATATTAAAGATGCAGAAACAGGTGAAAACCTTATTGGTGCCAACATTTGGCAACCCGCTACCAAACAAGGGACATCCGCCAATAATTATGGTTTTTACAGTCTGAATTTATCTGCTGATACGGCAACTTTAGAAGTATCTTATGTTGGATATTCTACTGTCAAAAAATTCATAAAATTAGATGGAGATACTACTATTAATTTTGAGCTCTCCATATCCGATGATCTCTCCGAAGTAGTAGTAAAAGGAACCAGACCTGAGCTGGAACTCACAAAAATGAGTAGCATTACAATAACTTCTCAAAATATTAAAGCCATACCCGCATTATTAGGAGAGGTTGATGTTTTGAAAACGATTCAATTGATGCCTGGAGTTCAAAGTGGCTCCGAAGGAAGTAGTGGAATTTACGTAAGAGGCGGTGGACCAGATCAAAACCTTATTTTATTAGACGGAGTACCTGTTTATAATGCCTCTCACCTCTTCGGGTTTTTCTCTGTTTTTAATGCTGATGCTATTAGTAATGTGGAAGTCGTAAAAGGAGGATTTCCCGCTCGATATGGGGGTAGGCTTTCTTCAGTGATCGACATTAACATGAAAGATGGTAATATGAAAAACTGGCAAGCTGATGGTGGGATTGGCTTAATATCATCACGACTATCAGTTGAAGGTCCATTAATTAAGGATAAAGCTTCTATTATTTTATCCGGCAGAAGAACTTATATAGATGTATTGGCTAGGCCAATTATCAGAGCCAGTACAGATGATGTTGATCTAGGTTATTTCTTCCATGATTTCAATGGTAAAATCAATTATAAGTTCTCTGATAAGGACCGAGTATATTTAAGCGCTTACACTGGTAAAGATAAGTTTTACGCCAGAGATGAATACGAGTTTGAGGATGCAATATCTGTAAATGAATATAAAGATGAATCAGGAATCCAATGGGGTAATTGGACTACTGCTGCAAGATGGAATCACCTTTTTTCTAATCAGTTATTTTTGAATACAACCGCAACCTATAGTCAATATGACTTTGATTTATTCAATGAAAGTTATTACAGATACGCTACTCCAGATGATGAAACAGTAGAGAACTTTTATGCGGAATATAATTCAGGAATTACAGATTACGGTCTGAAAACTGATTTTGATTATTATTTGAATAATGGTCATTCATTAAAGTTTGGTACTAATTATATCTATCATATTTTTCGACCTGAGGCTTTCAACTTTGAGGCCGACTTTCAAGAAGATATTAATATCCCAGATACAAAACCTATTTATGGAAATGAATTTTCTGTTTATGTAGAGGATGAATTTGAGCCTTTACCAAAACTTAAAATAAATGCAGGTATTCATGCATCTGCTTTTAAAGTAAATGATGAATTCTACACTTCATTCCAACCCAGAATCAGTACTCGGTACTTAATCAATCAAAACTTATCTCTTAAAGCATCTTATTCGGAGATGGCCCAGTTTTTACACTTGTTAACTAATTCAGGTATAGGTTTGCCTACTGATTTATGGGTTCCTGTTACAGAAAATATTAAGCCACAATATTCGCAGCAAACTGCTGTTGGAATCTCTTCTTTACTAGCAGATGGGAAATATGATATGTCGGTTGAGGGGTATTACAAAAATATGAATAACCTTATTGAATATAAAGAAGGCTCCAACTTCCTAAACCTTACAGAAAGCTGGGAAGATAAAATAGCTATAGGTAATGGCTGGAGTTACGGTGCGGAATTCCTTTTTAGAAAAAAAGAAGGAGATTTTAACGGATGGATTGGTTATACCTTATCCTATAACAACCGCCAATTTGATGAGCTTAATTTCGGCAGAGTATTTCCTTATAAATATGATAGAAGACATGATATCAGTATTGTAACTAATTATCGCCTTAGTGAAAAATGGGAAATAAGTGGAACTTGGGTATATGGCACTGGAAATTCAATAACGCTTCCTATTGCAAAAATCCCACCACTATCAGAACAGCCTAGATTTTCTGACGGTTATTTTTACGGAAGCAATGAAGTATACCAATATAGTAATCGAAATGCTTACAGAATGCCCTCATACCACAGAGCTGATTTTGGTATAACCCGACATAAAGAAAAAGACTGGGGCAGTTCAAGCTGGACTATAAGTGTTTATAATTTATACAATAGGCAAAATCCATTTTTTATAAACACTACTACCAATAGCATAGGAGAAACATCTTTTAACCAAATAAGTCTTTTTCAATTAATTCCTTCTTTTACTTATAACTTTAAATTCAGGCCAAATGAAAAATAA